Below is a genomic region from Nitrospira sp..
TTACGGCAGCGGAGTAGGCCCCAGGCCTACCCCGCCTTAGCTCTTCTTTCCGGTCCGCTTCCCCTTTTGGCGTGCTTTCACGAGCGCTTTCACACGCGTGACATTCTTGCGGTGCTTCTTGCGGGTCTTCCGATCTTTCTCGCGTCCTCGCGGCATGATGACTCCCTCTAAGGCTGAAAATGAATCGTTGGCTGCGGGCGATTGTATAACACAAGCCAGGCGCAGCCACAAGCTAAGCGGCCGCCCGTTCCCCGCCATCGGCAGACATGCTAAGATGCGCGCTCATTTTTTCACGAAGGACGGGCCATGGCCTCACAACTCGATAAGACCTATGAACCCAAAGCCGTCGAAGACCGCTGGTACCAGGAATGGATCCGTCGCGGCTACTTCCAGGCCTCGCCGCAAAACCCCGGGGCACCCTATTGCATTGTCATTCCTCCGCCGAACGTGACCGGTTCACTGCACGTCGGCCACGCGCTGAATAATTCCATACAAGATATCCTGATTCGCTGGCGCCGCATGCAGGGCCGGAACGTGCTCTGGATGCCGGGCACCGACCATGCCGGCATTGCGACACAAAATGTCGTCGAGAAACAGCTCATGCAAGAAGGCTCCTCACGGGAGACCCTGGGGCGCGACGCTTTTCTCGAACGGGTCTGGCAATGGAAGGCGACCTCCGGCGGCACCATCATCCAACAGCTGAAACGCCTCGGCGCCTCCTGCGACTGGAGTCGCGAACGCTTCACGATGGACGAAGGGTTATCGAAGGCGGTTCTGGAGGTCTTCGTCCGGCTCTACGAAGACAAGCTCATTTATCGGGGCGAGCGGTTGATCAACTGGTGCCCCCGCTGCCTGACGGCACTCTCCGACATTGAAGTAGAACACGAGGATATCAAGGGCAAGCTCTACTCCATCGAATATACGTTGGCTGAAAATCCCGACATCCGTCTGACGGTTGCCACCACGCGACCGGAAACGTTACTCGGCGATACGGCCGTGGCCGTCCATCCGGAAGATCCGCGCTACAATCATCTAATCGGCAAACAGGTCCGGCTGCCGCTCACCACGCGCGCCATCCCGATCGTCGGCGATGCAATCCTCGTCGACCGCGAGTTTGGAACCGGCGCGGTCAAGATCACCCCGGCGCATGACTTTAACGACTACGAAGCCGGAGAGCGCCATCAGCTGCCACGGCTCGCTATTCTGGATCATCAAGCGCTGCTCGATCCCGCCGGCATGCGGAAAGCCGGAGCCGAACCTGCCGTGATTGAAATGCTGCAGGGGCTTCCCGTGATCAAAGCCCGGCCGAAAGTGGAAGCGGTCCTCCGCGAGCGCGGCATCCTTGCCAAAGTCGACGACCACAAGATGGCCGTGGGGAAATGCTATCGCTGCAAAACCGTCGTCGAGCCCTACCTGTCGCCCCAGTGGTTCGTCGACATTAAGCCGCTCGCAGAGCCGGCCATCAAAGCCGTGGAAGACGGACGCATCCGTATCATCCCCGAAGGCTGGACCAACAACTATCTCGGTTGGATGCGTGACATTAAAGATTGGTGTATCTCCCGGCAAATCTGGTGGGGCCATCAGATCCCCGCCTGGTACTGCCTGGCCTGTAACTCCAAGCACATCGTCACGACGACTCATACCTCGCCTTCCGGAACCCCTGTCACCAGGATAACTATTCTGCAGGGCGCGATACCGATCGTCGGGAAATCTGCCCCAAGCACCTGCCCCACATGCACAGGACAGGATTTTCTACGCGACCCCGATGTTCTTGACACCTGGTTCTCCTCCGGCCTCTGGCCGTTCTCCACGCTTGGATGGCCGGAACAGACTCCGGATCTCAAGGCCTACTATCCGACGGCCACCCTGGTGACCGGTCTGGATATTCTGTTCTTTTGGGTTGCGCGCATGATCATGCTGGGCTTGAAGTTCATGGGCGATGTCCCGTTCCGCGACGTCTACATCCATGCCCTCGTCCGCGACGCCGAAGGACAGAAGATGAGCAAGTCCAAAGGCAATGTGATCGATCCATTGCACGTCATGGAACAATTCGGGACCGACGCCTTGCGCTTCACCCTCGCCTCCATGGCCTCTCCCGGTCGCGACATTAAACTGGCGGAAGAACGCATCGAAGGCTATCGCAACTTTGCCAACAAGATTTGGAATGCCGCCCGTTTTGCCCACATGTATCTCGACGGAGCGAAGGAGGCCCGACCGCCGAAAGACCGCTCCTTCCCCGACCGATGGATTCTCACCCGTTTGAACGACACCATCCGTGTCGTTGACCAGGAACTGGAGGCCTATCGATTCGATCGAGCCGCCAGTGCGCTCTATCAATTCTTCTGGCACGAATACTGTGACTGGTATCTCGAGCTGATCAAGCCGGTCCTCCAGGACCCCATGCACCCTGAAGGCCCTTCCACCCGTCACACGTTGTCGGAAACGCTGGAAGTCTGGCTGCGACTCTTGCATCCCTTTATGCCGTTCCTCTCGGAGGAGATCTGGCAAACATTGCCACACCAGGGCGAGACAATTGTGCTGCAGGCCTACCCGACGCCGCGGGATGAGTGGCATGATGACGCAGCCAATGAGGCCTTCCACCTCCTCGAACGCAGCATCGGCTTGCTGCGGACCGCACGCGTCTTGCTCAACTATCCACCCGGCAAGCCAATCAATTTCTTCGTGACGCATGATGACCGGAAGACCGTCTCCACACTGCAGACACTGAAGACCGACCTCGCCCATCTCGGGAAAGGATCGTTGACACTGACAGCCAACACCGAATGGCCGACGACCCAGATTCTTCGGCTCGTGACCGAAGGGCTGACCGTAGGGATTACCGTCGAGGGCGACGTCGATCTCAAGAAAGCGCTCGATCGACTCCTCAAGCAGATCGCCGAAGTCGAGAAAGAAGGGCAGCGAATCGAGGGCAAGCTGAAGAGCGCGGACTTCGTGGCCAATGCCCCGCCCGCGGTCATTACGGAGCATCAAGAGCGGGTGCGCAGTCTCACCCGTGATCGCGCCATGCTGATGAGCAGCGAACAACAACTCCGTGCCATGCTGGGAGCTTGATCGATGATCCAACTTCCCGCCGCCGATATCCGCCGGACCGTGCGTGCCGGACTCGAAGAAGACCTCGGAGAGGGCGACCTCACCACCACGGCCCTGTTCTCCAAACCGGTCCCGGCTCAGGCCTCGATCATCGCCCAACAACCGATGGTGGTGGCCGGACTCGCGGCGGCCGTACAGACCTTCCTGATGGTCGACCCCTCGCTCCGGCTCACGACGCATTCCCATGACGGCGACCGCATCCCCACCGGCGCGGCGCTCCTCGACATTGAAGGGGACGGCCGTTCGATTCTCCAGGCGGAACGGGTCGCGTTGAACTTTCTCCAACATCTGTCCGGAATCGCGACGCTCACAAACACGTTCTGCCAAGCAGTCCGCCACACCCCCGCTCGAATTCTCGACACCCGGAAAACTCTGCCAGGCTGGAGATCATTACAGAAATGGGCGGTCGCACTAGGGGGCGGCACCAACCATCGTTTCTCGCTCGGCGATGGCCTGCTGATTAAAGACAACCATCTCGCATTGCTCCAGAAAGGCACACAAGGCGTCCGTACAGCCTGCCGACTCGCCCATCGTGACACCTCCCGCACGGTCCCGCTGATCGTGGAGGTGGAATCGTTGGCGGAGGTTCGCCAAGCCGTCGCCGGAAAAGCCGACATCATTCTCCTCGACAATATGACCCCGGCGATGGTCAAACAAGCTGTTGCCCTGATCCGGCGGCGGGCCATCGTGGAAGTCTCCGGCGGCATTACGCTCAAGAACGTGCGGGCCATGGCGCAGGCCGGCGCGGATCGCATTTCGATCGGCGCCCTCACACATTCGGCCCCTGCCGCCAACATGAGTCTGGAACTGACGCCGGTCCGCCGTCCACGGCGGCGACGTAACTAAGCCGTGTCCGCCTCCTCTTCTCCTCTCACACTCGACGACATTCGCAGCACTCTTGCGACCAAACGATTGGGCCAGCAGCTGCACATTCACCAATCCCTAGCCTCGACAAATTCAGAGGCCATGTCGCTCGCACAGGATGGCGCAAAGGACGGCACCGTCGTGATTGCAGAGGCTCAATCGGCCGGACGGGGCCGTCATGCGCGAACATGGTTCTCCCCGACGGGATTGAACCTCTCCTGTTCGATCATCGTCCGCGGTCTGGGCCGAGGACTTTCCCTGGCGGACTGGCTCTCATGGGTTCCCTTGACGACGGCACTGGCGGTGGCCGAGGCCGTGCAAACCGTCGCCGCCACATCACTCGCGCTGAAATGGCCAAACGACCTCCTCTTGGACGAACGGAAAGTCGGCGGTATTCTCTGTGAAAGCTCGCTGGCTGTCCCAGACAACCCCATCGTGGTCATCGGAATCGGACTGAACGTGAATGTCCCGGGCGAAATGTTTCCCAACGAATTGCGGCCGATCGCGACATCACTGTTCGAATCCTCACACCGGCTCATTGACCGGAACAGGC
It encodes:
- a CDS encoding valine--tRNA ligase, producing the protein MASQLDKTYEPKAVEDRWYQEWIRRGYFQASPQNPGAPYCIVIPPPNVTGSLHVGHALNNSIQDILIRWRRMQGRNVLWMPGTDHAGIATQNVVEKQLMQEGSSRETLGRDAFLERVWQWKATSGGTIIQQLKRLGASCDWSRERFTMDEGLSKAVLEVFVRLYEDKLIYRGERLINWCPRCLTALSDIEVEHEDIKGKLYSIEYTLAENPDIRLTVATTRPETLLGDTAVAVHPEDPRYNHLIGKQVRLPLTTRAIPIVGDAILVDREFGTGAVKITPAHDFNDYEAGERHQLPRLAILDHQALLDPAGMRKAGAEPAVIEMLQGLPVIKARPKVEAVLRERGILAKVDDHKMAVGKCYRCKTVVEPYLSPQWFVDIKPLAEPAIKAVEDGRIRIIPEGWTNNYLGWMRDIKDWCISRQIWWGHQIPAWYCLACNSKHIVTTTHTSPSGTPVTRITILQGAIPIVGKSAPSTCPTCTGQDFLRDPDVLDTWFSSGLWPFSTLGWPEQTPDLKAYYPTATLVTGLDILFFWVARMIMLGLKFMGDVPFRDVYIHALVRDAEGQKMSKSKGNVIDPLHVMEQFGTDALRFTLASMASPGRDIKLAEERIEGYRNFANKIWNAARFAHMYLDGAKEARPPKDRSFPDRWILTRLNDTIRVVDQELEAYRFDRAASALYQFFWHEYCDWYLELIKPVLQDPMHPEGPSTRHTLSETLEVWLRLLHPFMPFLSEEIWQTLPHQGETIVLQAYPTPRDEWHDDAANEAFHLLERSIGLLRTARVLLNYPPGKPINFFVTHDDRKTVSTLQTLKTDLAHLGKGSLTLTANTEWPTTQILRLVTEGLTVGITVEGDVDLKKALDRLLKQIAEVEKEGQRIEGKLKSADFVANAPPAVITEHQERVRSLTRDRAMLMSSEQQLRAMLGA
- the nadC gene encoding carboxylating nicotinate-nucleotide diphosphorylase; amino-acid sequence: MIQLPAADIRRTVRAGLEEDLGEGDLTTTALFSKPVPAQASIIAQQPMVVAGLAAAVQTFLMVDPSLRLTTHSHDGDRIPTGAALLDIEGDGRSILQAERVALNFLQHLSGIATLTNTFCQAVRHTPARILDTRKTLPGWRSLQKWAVALGGGTNHRFSLGDGLLIKDNHLALLQKGTQGVRTACRLAHRDTSRTVPLIVEVESLAEVRQAVAGKADIILLDNMTPAMVKQAVALIRRRAIVEVSGGITLKNVRAMAQAGADRISIGALTHSAPAANMSLELTPVRRPRRRRN
- a CDS encoding biotin--[acetyl-CoA-carboxylase] ligase is translated as MSASSSPLTLDDIRSTLATKRLGQQLHIHQSLASTNSEAMSLAQDGAKDGTVVIAEAQSAGRGRHARTWFSPTGLNLSCSIIVRGLGRGLSLADWLSWVPLTTALAVAEAVQTVAATSLALKWPNDLLLDERKVGGILCESSLAVPDNPIVVIGIGLNVNVPGEMFPNELRPIATSLFESSHRLIDRNRLLAQLLLDLEQSLDELRDHGPSRLLQAYIRRCTTLGRQVRVVLGANEELLGTAVAITADGTLQVKPSATAAGMDKALVEVRAGDVIHVRS